One region of Lebetimonas natsushimae genomic DNA includes:
- the selA gene encoding L-seryl-tRNA(Sec) selenium transferase, protein MNLFRQIPKVDKLLKNKNLQDIPENVLIYSIHSVLDELREKIKNSQIDKIDEEKIINNIVKKADDILSPSLINVINATGVTIHTNLGRSLIDEEIFNAAKKVSTHYCNLEYDLNKGKRGDRYHHSAKHLSFLFNCEDALIVNNNAAAVFLILNTFAKEREVVVSRGELVEIGGSFRVPEVMKASGAKLVEIGTTNKTKLKDYEESINENTAMLMKVHKSNYTIEGFTEEVYIDEIIKLSRKYNLLDYYDLGSAYIPKLPYGLSNTEPSINDIMKLSPSLVSFSGDKLFGGVQAGIIIGKKELINKLKKNQILRMFRVDKITLSLIQATTLAYIKKEYEKIPTLKQIFTSIDTLKQKAKKILSLTPSLRANIKESKTYVGGGTMPNKEIPTVVIEIEGNALSWERKFREKLVIGRIENDRFVLDMRTIQDDEIEKLASIINELISCEVKK, encoded by the coding sequence ATGAATCTGTTTAGACAAATTCCAAAAGTAGATAAACTTTTAAAAAATAAAAATCTTCAGGATATTCCGGAAAATGTTTTGATTTATTCAATACATTCAGTTTTGGATGAATTAAGGGAAAAAATAAAAAACAGTCAAATTGATAAAATTGATGAAGAAAAAATAATTAATAATATTGTAAAAAAGGCAGATGATATACTTTCTCCTTCTTTAATCAATGTAATTAATGCCACAGGTGTGACAATTCATACAAATCTTGGCAGAAGTTTGATTGACGAAGAAATTTTTAACGCGGCCAAAAAAGTCAGTACACATTATTGCAATTTGGAATATGATTTAAATAAAGGCAAAAGGGGGGACAGGTATCATCACAGTGCAAAACATTTAAGTTTTTTATTTAATTGTGAAGATGCTCTGATAGTAAACAATAACGCAGCAGCCGTGTTTTTGATATTAAATACTTTTGCAAAAGAGAGGGAAGTTGTGGTATCAAGGGGAGAGCTTGTTGAAATAGGCGGAAGTTTCAGGGTGCCTGAGGTTATGAAAGCAAGCGGTGCAAAACTTGTGGAAATCGGTACTACCAATAAAACTAAACTCAAAGATTATGAAGAGTCTATTAATGAAAATACAGCAATGCTTATGAAAGTTCATAAATCAAACTATACTATAGAAGGATTTACCGAAGAAGTTTATATTGATGAAATTATCAAGCTTTCCCGTAAATATAATCTTCTTGATTATTATGATTTGGGAAGTGCTTACATTCCAAAGCTTCCTTACGGACTTTCAAATACTGAACCATCTATCAATGATATTATGAAACTATCCCCCTCACTTGTGAGTTTCAGCGGAGATAAACTTTTCGGAGGTGTTCAGGCGGGAATAATTATTGGTAAAAAAGAATTAATCAATAAACTCAAAAAAAATCAGATATTAAGAATGTTCAGGGTGGATAAAATTACACTTTCTTTGATCCAAGCCACGACACTTGCATATATTAAAAAAGAATATGAAAAAATTCCAACCCTAAAGCAGATTTTTACTTCAATAGATACTCTTAAACAAAAGGCAAAAAAAATACTTTCTCTAACTCCGAGCTTAAGGGCTAATATAAAAGAATCAAAGACTTATGTAGGCGGAGGAACGATGCCAAATAAGGAAATACCTACAGTGGTGATTGAAATTGAGGGAAATGCCCTTAGTTGGGAGAGAAAATTTAGGGAAAAACTGGTTATCGGCAGAATAGAAAATGACCGTTTTGTTTTGGATATGAGAACAATTCAGGATGATGAAATAGAAAAACTAGCTAGTATTATAAACGAATTAATAAGCTGTGAGGTGAAAAAATGA
- a CDS encoding NifB/NifX family molybdenum-iron cluster-binding protein gives MKIIITSDGEWMNSKFCPHFEECKYIILYDTKTKEYSSMKSPAYQTKDKNKLISFLKAIFMKNIITGKDIDDKYFKIYIPQKKEATIEEVLIEFLESLNI, from the coding sequence ATGAAAATAATAATAACAAGTGACGGAGAATGGATGAATTCAAAATTCTGCCCGCATTTTGAAGAATGCAAATATATAATTCTTTATGATACTAAAACAAAAGAATACTCTTCCATGAAATCACCTGCATACCAGACAAAAGATAAAAACAAATTAATAAGTTTCTTAAAAGCAATTTTTATGAAAAATATAATAACCGGCAAAGATATAGATGACAAATATTTCAAAATATATATACCTCAAAAAAAAGAGGCAACCATTGAAGAAGTTCTAATAGAATTTTTAGAAAGTTTAAATATATAG